A stretch of Saccharomyces cerevisiae S288C chromosome IV, complete sequence DNA encodes these proteins:
- the GPI8 gene encoding GPI-anchor transamidase (Catalytic subunit of the ER membrane GPI transamidase complex; involved in adding glycosylphosphatidylinositol (GPI) anchors to newly synthesized proteins; luminally-oriented type I integral membrane glycoprotein of the ER; human PIGK protein is a functional homolog) gives MRIAMHLPLLLLYIFLLPLSGANNTDAAHEVIATNTNNWAVLVSTSRFWFNYRHMANVLSMYRTVKRLGIPDSQIILMLSDDVACNSRNLFPGSVFNNKDHAIDLYGDSVEVDYRGYEVTVENFIRLLTDRWTEDHPKSKRLLTDENSNIFIYMTGHGGDDFLKFQDAEEIASEDIADAFQQMYEKKRYNEIFFMIDTCQANTMYSKFYSPNILAVGSSEMDESSYSHHSDVEIGVAVIDRFTYYCLDFLEQIDKNSTLTLQDLFDSFTFEKIHSHVGVRTDLFDRNPSEVLITDFFANVQNVIPDDSKPLSVSHYHHYKDHIDTAQYELNNNVLDLALETYRKNNQSSKIEKKIKDIKSTSVLDVDIDSNECFFTSFKQSATIILALIVTILWFMLRGNTAKATYDLYTN, from the coding sequence ATGCGTATAGCGATGCATCTGCCGCTGTTGCTTTTATACATATTCTTACTACCCCTTTCAGGTGCAAATAACACAGATGCTGCACACGAAGTTATAGCAACGAACACAAATAATTGGGCCGTATTAGTATCCACGTCGCGGTTCTGGTTCAATTACAGGCACATGGCTAATGTCCTTAGTATGTATAGGACTGTAAAGAGGTTAGGTATACCGGATTCACAAATAATATTGATGCTGAGTGATGATGTGGCCTGCAATTCAAGGAATCTATTTCCTGGAAGTGTTTTTAACAATAAGGATCACGCTATTGACCTTTACGGAGACTCTGTAGAGGTTGACTACAGAGGTTACGAAGTTACCGTGGAAAACTTTATAAGGCTGTTAACGGATAGATGGACAGAAGACCATCCTAAATCTAAACGGTTGTTGACGGatgaaaattcaaatatattCATCTATATGACAGGACATGGTGGCGatgattttttaaagttCCAAGATGCTGAAGAGATTGCTTCTGAAGATATTGCAGATGCATTCCAGCAAATGtacgaaaagaaaagatacaATGAAATCTTCTTTATGATAGATACATGTCAGGCAAACACAATGTATTCCAAGTTTTATTCTCCAAATATTCTGGCTGTAGGCTCTAGTGAAATGGATGAAAGCTCGTACTCGCATCACTCGGACGTAGAAATAGGGGTTGCTGTTATTGATAGATTCACCTATTACTGTTTGGATTTCCTAGAACAAATCGATAAAAATTCCACGTTAACTTTGCAGGACCTCTTCGATTCATTCACCTTCGAAAAGATTCACTCTCATGTGGGTGTCAGGACTGATCTGTTTGATAGGAATCCGTCAGAAGTATTGATTACTGATTTTTTTGCGAATGTGCAAAACGTAATTCCTGATGATTCAAAACCTCTTTCCGTAAgtcattatcatcattacAAAGATCATATCGATACTGCTCAGTATGAGCTTAACAATAATGTGCTGGATTTGGCCTTGGAGACTTACCGCAAAAACAATCAATCCTCcaagattgaaaaaaaaatcaaagacaTCAAGTCTACTAGTGTATTGGATGTTGATATAGATTCCAACGAATGTTTCTTCACCTCCTTCAAACAATCAGCTACCATAATACTGGCGCTTATAGTAACTATTCTGTGGTTCATGCTGAGAGGAAACACTGCTAAAGCAACCTATGACCTGTACACTAATTAA
- the IRC3 gene encoding double-stranded DNA-dependent ATPase (Double-stranded DNA-dependent helicase of the DExH/D-box family; branch point-binding helicase that preferentially unwinds the nascent lagging strand with a 3' to 5' polarity at a replication fork; contains double-stranded DNA translocase activity; responsible for DNA branch migration; required for maintenance of the mitochondrial (mt) genome; localizes to the mitochondrial matrix; monomeric): protein MTSTLATRLSTYSISLILQRIKIIKRCYSAPVLRDYQQDAIDACVNSIRQGTKRIGVSLATGGGKTVIFSNLINQLRQNYFKERQGNFKSLILVHRRELALQATATLKKIFPDLKVHIEMGKYDCDIEDSDVIVASVQTLIRRLHKYDTNSVNLIIIDEAHHSVANSYRSILDHFKASTAETKIPVIGFSATFERADKRALSMVMDKIVYHRGILEMIDDKWLCEAKFTSVKIEADLSDVKSTADDFQLAPLSSLMNTKEINEVILKTYLHKKQEKSLKSTLLFGVDKAHVQSLHKLFKDNGINTDYVTSDTKQIERDNIIQKFKNGETEVLMNCGIFTEGTDMPNIDCILLCRPTKSRSLLIQMIGRGLRLHHSKDHCHIIDFIGASSVGVVSAPTLLGIRSDDIEFDDATVEDLKAIQGEIIAKQQKIDERLRALFQTDEAAMENVTERNSVADWIHSANSVDLTLCSFDSFRNFTQSNNSYPSGKEFDEASEAVKEMELLMNSQYPWVKFASNAWGLPLKGKNHLRIYKEKSEDKLSMVYHLKMYRQLPCFITNKYADYVPKSIIKDANLWNVMSKVEKIINTLNSDLEGQTMQYQAISSKYSKWRQTVPTSKQRDFVFRKLKKVYGESSKDFIRLSLDDVTTYVNTKMTKGDASNLIFASSLAPVYPLKSLLRILEYQKRRSFIK, encoded by the coding sequence atgaCCTCAACACTAGCCACTAGACTCTCGACATATTCTATTTCATTAATACTGCAGCGCATCAAAATTATAAAACGTTGTTACTCAGCTCCCGTACTCAGAGATTACCAACAAGATGCTATAGATGCATGTGTGAATTCTATTCGACAGGGCACCAAGAGAATTGGTGTATCATTAGCCACTGGTGGTGGTAAGACAGTGATATTCTCAAATCTTATCAATCAATTGCGCCAAAACTATTTTAAAGAACGTCaaggaaattttaaatcGTTGATCCTGGTTCACAGGAGGGAGCTGGCCTTACAAGCGACGGCCACtcttaaaaaaatattcccCGACTTAAAGGTTCACATAGAAATGGGAAAATATGATTGCGATATTGAAGATTCTGACGTGATTGTTGCATCTGTTCAGACGTTGATTAGAAGACTCCATAAATATGATACTAATTCAGTGAATCTCATCATCATTGATGAAGCACATCATTCTGTGGCTAATTCTTATAGAAGTATCTTAGATCATTTCAAAGCTTCAACTGCAGAAACCAAAATCCCTGTTATTGGCTTTAGTGCGACTTTCGAAAGAGCAGATAAAAGAGCTTTGTCAATGGTAATGGATAAAATTGTGTACCACCGGGGAATACTGGAAATGATCGATGACAAGTGGCTATGTGAGGCAAAATTCACGTCAGTCAAAATTGAAGCAGACTTATCAGATGTAAAAAGCACTGCAGATGACTTCCAGCTGGCACCGTTATCGTCTCTAATGAATACGaaagaaattaatgaaGTAATTCTGAAAACTTACCTTCATAAAAAGCAAGAGAAATCACTAAAATCAACATTACTGTTTGGCGTTGATAAAGCCCATGTACAAAGTTTGCATAAATTATTTAAAGACAACGGTATTAATACGGACTATGTCACCTCGGATACAAAACAGATAGAACGAGATAAtataattcaaaaattcaaaaatggGGAAACTGAAGTACTCATGAACTGTGGAATATTCACAGAAGGAACGGACATGCCAAATATTGATTGTATACTACTGTGTAGGCCCACAAAATCGCGTTCACTTTTGATTCAAATGATTGGAAGAGGTTTACGGTTACACCATTCGAAAGACCACTGTCATATCATCGACTTCATTGGAGCTTCTAGTGTTGGAGTGGTTTCAGCGCCCACTCTACTGGGTATAAGGAGTGATGATATCGAATTTGATGATGCTACAGTTGAAGATTTAAAAGCAATCCAAGGAGAGATAATAGCtaaacaacaaaaaatcGACGAAAGGTTAAGGGCTTTATTTCAGACTGATGAAGCAGCAATGGAAAATGTAACTGAAAGAAATAGCGTTGCCGATTGGATTCACAGTGCAAATTCGGTTGATTTAACCTTGTGCTCCTTTGATAGTTTTAGGAATTTTACACAGAGCAATAACTCATATCCATCTGGCAAGGAGTTTGATGAAGCTTCTGAAGCtgtaaaagaaatggaGCTGTTGATGAACTCACAATATCCGTGGGTGAAATTTGCCTCAAATGCGTGGGGCCTCCCTTTAAAAGGTAAGAATCATTTGAGAAtatacaaagaaaaatccGAAGACAAATTGTCGATGGTATATCATCTAAAAATGTATCGACAATTACCGTGTTTTATAACAAATAAATACGCGGACTATGTTCCAAAAAGTATAATAAAAGACGCTAATCTTTGGAATGTAATGTCAAAGgtggaaaaaatcataaatACTCTAAATTCGGACTTGGAAGGACAAACAATGCAATACCAGGCAATATCTAGTAAATACTCGAAATGGAGACAAACAGTTCCTACGTCAAAACAAAGAGACTTTGTTTTCAGAAAGCTAAAGAAAGTATATGGTGAGTCCtcaaaagattttattAGATTATCTTTGGATGATGTTACTACTTATGTAAATACTAAGATGACGAAAGGAGATGCTTCCAACTTAATCTTTGCCAGCAGTTTGGCACCTGTCTACCCGTTGAAATCATTGTTACGAATATtagaatatcaaaaaagaagatctTTTATAAAGTGA
- the RQC1 gene encoding Rqc1p (Component of the ribosome quality control complex (RQC); RQC (Rqc1p-Rkr1p-Rqc2p-Cdc48p-Npl4p-Ufd1p) is a ribosome-bound complex required for the degradation of polypeptides arising from stalled translation; required along with Rkr1p for recruitment of the Cdc48p-Npl4p-Ufd1p AAA ATPase complex to the RQC), with amino-acid sequence MSSRALRRLQDDNALLESLLSNSNANKMTSGKSTAGNIQKRENIFSMMNNVRDSDNSTDEGQMSEQDEEAAAAGERDTQSNGQPKRITLASKSSRRKKNKKAKRKQKNHTAEAAKDKGSDDDDDDEEFDKIIQQFKKTDILKYGKTKNDDTNEEGFFTASEPEEASSQPWKSFLSLESDPGFTKFPISCLRHSCKFFQNDFKKLDPHTEFKLLFDDISPESLEDIDSMTSTPVSPQQLKQIQRLKRLIRNWGGKDHRLAPNGPGMHPQHLKFTKIRDDWIPTQRGELSMKLLSSDDLLDWQLWERPLDWKDVIQNDVSQWQKFISFYKFEPLNSDLSKKSMMDFYLSVIVHPDHEALINLISSKFPYHVPGLLQVALIFIRQGDRSNTNGLLQRALFVFDRALKANIIFDSLNCQLPYIYFFNRQFYLAIFRYIQSLAQRGVIGTASEWTKVLWSLSPLEDPLGCRYFLDHYFLLNNDYQYIIELSNSPLMNCYKQWNTLGFSLAVVLSFLRINEMSSARNALLKAFKHHPLQLSELFKEKLLGDHALTKDLSIDGHSAENLELKAYMARFPLLWNRNEEVTFLHDEMSSILQDYHRGNVTIDSNDGQDHNNINNLQSPFFIAGIPINLLRFAILSEESSVMAAIPSFIWSDNEVYEFDVLPPMPTSKESIEVVENIKTFINEKDLAVLQAERMQDEDLLNQIRQISLQQYIHENEESNENEG; translated from the coding sequence ATGAGCTCTAGAGCATTAAGGAGATTACAAGATGATAATGCTCTGCTAGAGTCGCTGCTATCGAATTCAAATGCGAATAAAATGACGAGTGGTAAAAGTACTGCCGGTAATATTCAGAAACGGGAGAACATCTTCTCTATGATGAATAACGTACGTGATTCAGATAATAGCACTGATGAAGGACAAATGTCTGAGCAGGATGAAGaagctgctgctgctggGGAGCGTGATACTCAAAGTAATGGTCAACCTAAAAGAATTACACTAGCATCCAAGTCTTctagaaggaaaaagaataaaaaggcaaaaagGAAGCAAAAAAACCATACCGCCGAGGCTGCAAAAGACAAGGGTTccgatgatgatgatgatgatgaagaattcGACAAGATTATCCaacagttcaaaaaaactgaTATATTGAAGTACGGTAAGACTAAAAATGATGACACTAATGAGGAAGGTTTCTTCACGGCATCTGAACCAGAGGAAGCATCTAGCCAACCTTGGAAGTCATTTTTAAGCTTAGAAAGTGATCCGGGCTTCACAAAGTTCCCCATTTCATGTTTGAGGCATTcttgcaaattttttcaaaatgatttcaagaaattggaCCCCCATACGGAATTCAAACTTTTATTTGACGATATATCTCCAGAGTCTCTTGAAGATATTGATTCGATGACATCCACACCTGTCTCCCCTCAGCAGCTGAAACAGATTCAGAGACTGAAAAGATTAATTAGAAACTGGGGCGGAAAAGATCATAGATTGGCACCTAATGGCCCCGGAATGCACCCGCAACATTTGAAGTTTACCAAGATCAGAGATGATTGGATCCCAACTCAAAGAGGTGAGCTCTCTATGAAACTTTTAAGTTCTGATGATCTTTTAGATTGGCAATTATGGGAAAGGCCGTTAGATTGGAAGGATGTTATCCAAAACGATGTCAGTCAGTGGcaaaaattcatttctttttataagTTCGAACCTTTAAATTCCGACCTGAGCAAGAAATCAATGATGGACTTCTACTTAAGTGTTATTGTTCACCCTGATCATGAAGCCCTTataaatttgatttcttctaAATTTCCGTATCATGTGCCTGGACTGCTACAAGTTGCTTTGATATTTATTAGGCAAGGTGATAGATCAAACACTAATGGATTGTTACAAAGAGCACTCTTTGTCTTTGATAGAGCTTTGAAAgcaaatattattttcgaTTCCTTGAATTGTCAACTACCTTATATATACTTCTTCAACAGACAGTTTTACTTGGCAATATTTAGATACATCCAATCTCTTGCTCAAAGAGGTGTTATAGGAACTGCTAGTGAATGGACAAAAGTTCTCTGGTCACTGAGCCCATTGGAAGATCCTTTAGGATGCAGGTATTTCCTCGATCACtattttctattgaatAATGACTATCAGTACATTATAGAATTATCCAACTCTCCATTAATGAACTGTTATAAACAGTGGAATACTTTAGGATTTTCCTTGGCGGTAGTACTAAGCTTCCTAAGAATAAATGAGATGAGTTCCGCCCGCAATGCGCTTCTAAAAGCCTTTAAGCATCATCCTTTACAACTGTCAGAACTTTTCAAGGAGAAACTCTTGGGCGATCATGCGCTAACTAAAGATTTATCCATTGATGGCCATTCGGCAGAAAACTTGGAATTAAAGGCATATATGGCCCGCTTCCCGTTACTTTGGAATAGAAACGAAGAGGTAACATTTTTGCATGATGAAATGTCGAGTATTTTACAGGATTACCATAGAGGAAACGTTACAATCGATTCAAATGATGGGCAAGATCACAATAACATTAACAACTTGCAATCACCTTTCTTTATTGCGGGAATCCCAATTAACTTATTAAGATTCGCCATACTATCTGAGGAGTCTTCTGTAATGGCTGCAATTCCATCATTTATCTGGTCTGATAATGAAGTATATGAGTTTGACGTATTACCACCAATGCCTACGTCAAAAGAATCAATCGAAGTGgttgaaaacatcaaaacctttattaatgaaaaggatTTAGCTGTCCTTCAGGCAGAAAGAATGCAAGATGAGGACCTGTTGAATCAAATTAGACAAATATCTTTGCAACAGTACATtcatgaaaatgaagagtcaaatgaaaatgagGGTTAA
- the SWR1 gene encoding chromatin-remodeling protein SWR1 (Swi2/Snf2-related ATPase; catalytic subunit of SWR1 complex, which exchanges histone variant H2A.Z (Htz1p) for chromatin-bound histone H2A; N-terminus can deliver H2A.Z-H2B dimer to DNA-(H3-H4)2 tetrasome; relocalizes to cytosol in response to hypoxia; chronological aging factor, mediates lifespan extension by dietary restriction): MTTSRKSHAKDKKAGGEQDLADLKFRYDLLTNELFHLREFVSLVDYDPTHFNDSESFQKFLRETHLSLEERGEKFTDDVAKKGTNGDLTRRRRNLRTSTVVSSETTNEKKGDIELKLESIAPLVRNKCEELKYKLSDHSNRKSIVPQKRPIQHLKKREAAKSLKFKSERKENPLPLHEHIAEERYDHIAKVEEPSEAFTIKCPSDDSSFENTSEHYSDNFYFTTSSEEEDIKKKRGRKKKKPRIKLVVHPPKQTITNPLHVVKPGYESLHEYIASFKSLEDDLTLEEYNKYIDEQRRLLSRLKKGIENGALKYDKETDSLQPITSKEIKTIITYKPDPISYFYKQQDLQIHTDHLINQGIHMSKLFRSSTKARIARAKKVSQMIEQHFKHVAGAEERKAKEEERHKKSLARFAVQAVKKRWNMAEKAYRILRKDEEEQLKRIEGKQHLSKMLEKSTQLLEAQLNQVNDDGRSSTPSSDSNDVLSESDDDMDDELSTSSDEDEEVDADVGLENSPASTEATPTDESLNLIQLKEKYGHFNGSSTVYDSRNKDEKFPTLDKHESSSSESSVMTGEESSIYSSSENESQNENDRESDDKTPSVGLSALFGKGEESDGDLDLDDSEDFTVNSSSVEGEELEKDQVDNSAATFERAGDFVHTQNENRDDIKDVEEDAETKVQEEQLSVVDVPVPSLLRGNLRTYQKQGLNWLASLYNNHTNGILADEMGLGKTIQTISLLAYLACEKENWGPHLIVVPTSVLLNWEMEFKRFAPGFKVLTYYGSPQQRKEKRKGWNKPDAFHVCIVSYQLVVQDQHSFKRKRWQYMVLDEAHNIKNFRSTRWQALLNFNTQRRLLLTGTPLQNNLAELWSLLYFLMPQTVIDGKKVSGFADLDAFQQWFGRPVDKIIETGQNFGQDKETKKTVAKLHQVLRPYLLRRLKADVEKQMPAKYEHIVYCKLSKRQRFLYDDFMSRAQTKATLASGNFMSIVNCLMQLRKVCNHPNLFEVRPILTSFVLEHCVASDYKDVERTLLKLFKKNNQVNRVDLDFLNLVFTLNDKDLTSYHAEEISKLTCVKNFVEEVNKLRETNKQLQEEFGEASFLNFQDANQYFKYSNKQKLEGTVDMLNFLKMVNKLRCDRRPIFGKNLIDLLTKDRRVKYDKSSIIDNELIKPLQTRVLDNRKIIDTFAVLTPSAVSLDMRKLALGLNDDSSVGENTRLKVMQNCFEVSNPLHQLQTKLTIAFPDKSLLQYDCGKLQKLAILLQQLKDNGHRALIFTQMTKVLDVLEQFLNYHGYLYMRLDGATKIEDRQILTERFNTDSRITVFILSSRSGGLGINLTGADTVIFYDSDWNPAMDKQCQDRCHRIGQTRDVHIYRFVSEHTIESNILKKANQKRQLDNVVIQEGDFTTDYFSKLSVRDLLGSELPENASGGDKPLIADADVAAKDPRQLERLLAQAEDEDDVKAANLAMREVEIDNDDFDESTEKKAANEEEENHAELDEYEGTAHVDEYMIRFIANGYYY; this comes from the coding sequence ATGACCACATCTCGTAAATCGCATGCGAAAGACAAAAAGGCTGGTGGTGAACAGGATCTGGCGGATTTGAAGTTTAGGTATGATCTTCTGACGAATGAACTGTTCCATTTAAGAGAGTTTGTTTCATTGGTAGATTATGATCCAACCCATTTTAATGATTCTGAAAGTTTTCAGAAGTTTCTCAGGGAAACACACTTGTCGTTAGAGGAGAGAGGAGAAAAATTCACTGATGACGTAGCCAAGAAAGGCACGAATGGTGATCTTACTCGCAGAAGGCGAAACCTCAGGACATCGACAGTTGTTAGTTCAGAAACGACTAATGAGAAAAAGGGTGATATAGAACTGAAGTTAGAAAGCATAGCACCATTAGTACGAAATAAATGTGAGGAGCTAAAATACAAACTAAGTGATCATTCAAATAGGAAATCTATAGTACCGCAAAAAAGACCAATACaacatttgaagaagagagAAGCAGCGAAGTCCTTGAAGTTCAAAAGtgaaagaaaggaaaatccACTGCCATTGCATGAACATATAGCTGAAGAGAGATATGATCACATCgcaaaagttgaagaaCCCTCTGAAGCCTTCACTATAAAGTGTCCTTCTGATGATAGCTCCTTTGAAAATACTAGTGAACATTATAGtgataatttttatttcaccACATCATCCGAAGAGGAagatataaagaaaaaaagaggtagaaagaaaaagaagccTAGAATAAAACTGGTAGTCCATCCTCCAAAGCAAACCATAACGAACCCGTTGCATGTAGTCAAGCCGGGATACGAAAGCTTGCACGAATACATCGCTTCCTTTAAGTCATTAGAAGACGATTTAACGCTGGaagaatataataaataCATCGACGAACAAAGACGGCTTTTATCGAGACTCAAAAAAGGTATTGAAAATGGCGCATTGAAGTATGACAAAGAAACGGACTCACTACAACCTATAACATCCAAGGAAATCAAGACTATCATAACATATAAACCAGACCCGATTTCATATTTCTATAAACAACAAGATCTGCAAATCCATACCGATCACTTAATTAACCAAGGTATTCATATGAGTAAGCTGTTTAGAAGTTCAACAAAGGCAAGAATAGCAAGAGCCAAAAAGGTTTCTCAAATGATAGAACAACATTTTAAACACGTAGCCGGAgcagaagaaagaaaggCAAAGGAGGAGGAGAGGCACAAAAAGTCGCTAGCCAGGTTCGCAGTTCAAGCtgttaaaaaaagatggaaTATGGCTGAGAAGGCTTATAGGATTTTgagaaaagatgaagaagaacagtTAAAAAGGATTGAAGGTAAGCAACACCTTTCTAAAATGTTGGAGAAAAGTACACAATTGTTGGAAGCTCAGCTAAACCAAGTAAATGACGATGGGAGAAGCAGTACCCCGTCTTCTGACTCAAACGATGTATTGAGTGAAAGTGACGATGATATGGATGACGAATTATCAACATCTTCcgatgaagacgaagagGTCGATGCTGATGTGGGGCTAGAAAATAGTCCAGCATCGACGGAAGCTACTCCAACAGACGAATCATTAAATCTGATAcaattgaaagaaaaatacggGCATTTTAATGGTTCATCGACAGTATATGACTCAAGAAATAAAGATGAGAAGTTTCCGACATTGGATAAACATGAAAGTTCAAGTAGTGAAAGTTCTGTAATGACTGGAGAGGAGTCCTCCATATATTCATCCtctgaaaatgaaagtcAAAACGAAAATGATCGAGAATCGGACGACAAGACTCCATCTGTGGGTTTAAGTGCATTATTTGGTAAAGGTGAGGAATCGGATGGGGATTTAGACCTTGACGATAGTGAAGATTTTACGGTTAATAGCTCATCTGTAGAAGGTgaagaacttgaaaaagaCCAAGTTGACAATTCAGCTGCTACATTTGAAAGAGCAGGTGATTTTGTTCACActcaaaatgaaaatagGGACGATATAAAAGATGTCGAGGAAGATGCTGAAACAAAAGTACAAGAAGAACAGTTATCAGTGGTGGATGTACCTGTGCCATCTTTATTAAGAGGAAACTTAAGAACGTACCAGAAACAAGGTTTGAATTGGTTAGCCTCTCTTTATAACAATCACACAAATGGTATCCTGGCAGACGAGATGGGGTTAGGTAAAACTATTCAGACAATTTCTCTGCTAGCATATTTAGCTTgtgaaaaggaaaactgGGGGCCACATCTTATTGTTGTTCCTACATCAGTTCTGTTGAACTGGGAGATGGAATTCAAAAGGTTCGCGCCTGGGTTTAAGGTTTTAACATATTATGGTTCTCCCCAGCAAcgtaaagaaaaaaggaaaggtTGGAATAAGCCTGATGCTTTCCATGTTTGTATTGTTTCTTACCAACTTGTAGTTCAAGATCAACATTCCTTTAAGAGAAAGAGATGGCAATATATGGTGCTGGATGAAGCACACAATATCAAAAACTTCAGATCTACAAGATGGCAGGCtctattgaatttcaacaCACAAAGAAGGCTTCTGTTGACTGGTACACCTTTACAGAATAACCTTGCTGAGCTGTGgtcattattatatttcttaATGCCCCAGACTGTTATTGACGGGAAAAAGGTTTCTGGATTTGCTGATCTTGATGCATTTCAACAATGGTTTGGACGCCCTGTCgataaaattattgaaacGGGTCAGAATTTTGGACAGGACAAGGAAACGAAGAAGACAGTTGCCAAGTTGCATCAAGTTTTACGTCCATACCTCTTAAGAAGGTTAAAGGCCGATGTTGAGAAACAAATGCCAGCGAAGTATGAGCATATTGTTTATTGTAAGCTATCTAAAAGACAAAGGTTCTTATATGATGATTTTATGTCTAGAGCTCAAACGAAAGCAACACTAGCCAGTGGAAATTTTATGTCAATTGTCAACTGTTTGATGCAATTGAGAAAGGTGTGTAACCATCCCAATTTATTTGAAGTGAGGCCAATATTAACATCATTTGTCCTTGAACATTGTGTAGCTTCCGACTACAAGGATGTAGAAAGGACTCTGCTtaaattgttcaaaaaaaacaatcaAGTTAACCGGGTTGACTTGGATTTCTTGAACTTGGTGTTTACGCTTAATGACAAAGATTTAACTTCTTATCATGCCGAGGAAATCTCAAAACTGACGTGTGTAAAAAACTTCGTTGAAGAAGTCAATAAATTGAGGGAAACCAATAAACAGCTTCAGGAGGAGTTTGGAGAGGCgtcttttttaaattttcaagatgcAAATCAATATTTCAAGTATTCTAATAAGCAGAAACTTGAAGGGACAGTTGACATGCTAAACTTTCTAAAGATGGTAAATAAACTTAGATGCGACAGAAGACCCATATTCGGAAAGAACCTTATTGACCTATTAACGAAAGATAGAAGGGTTAAATATGATAAATCAAGCATTATTGATAATGAACTAATAAAACCCTTGCAAACCAGGGTATTGGATAATAGAAAGATCATAGATACCTTTGCAGTGTTAACCCCAAGTGCCGTCTCACTAGATATGAGAAAGTTGGCATTGGGATTAAATGATGACAGTTCGGTAGGCGAAAACACAAGGCTAAAGGTAATGCAGAACTGTTTTGAAGTATCCAACCCATTACACCAACTGCAAACCAAATTAACAATCGCATTCCCGGACAAATCGCTGCTTCAATACGATTGTGGTAAATTGCAGAAGTTAGCAATTTTATTACAGCAGCTGAAGGACAATGGACATAGGGCACTTATCTTCACACAAATGACAAAAGTTTTGGACGTTCTGGAACAGTTTTTAAACTATCATGGTTATTTGTATATGAGACTAGATGGTGCCACAAAGATCGAAGACCGTCAAATCCTAACAGAGAGATTCAACACTGACTCAAGAATAACGGTATTTATCCTATCAAGTAGATCAGGAGGGCTAGGTATCAATCTGACTGGGGCAGATACAGTTATTTTTTACGATTCAGATTGGAATCCAGCCATGGACAAACAGTGTCAAGATAGATGTCACAGAATTGGACAGACTCGAGATGTGCATATTTACAGATTTGTCAGCGAACATACCATAGAAAGCAATATCTTAAAAAAAGCCAACCAAAAAAGACAATTGGATAATGTTGTTATTCAAGAGGGTGACTTCACAACAGATTATTTCAGCAAACTTTCGGTGAGAGATTTATTGGGATCCGAATTGCCCGAAAATGCTTCAGGTGGAGATAAACCACTAATAGCAGATGCAGATGTGGCAGCCAAAGATCCCAGACAACTGGAAAGACTTCTTGCGCAAGCGgaagatgaggatgatGTTAAAGCTGCAAACTTAGCCATGAGAGAAGTCGAAATTGACAATGACGATTTCGACGAAAgcacagaaaaaaaagcagctaatgaagaggaagaaaatcatGCTGAACTTGATGAGTATGAGGGCACTGCCCATGTTGACGAGTACATGATCAGGTTTATTGCCAACggttattattattga